One Salvia splendens isolate huo1 chromosome 12, SspV2, whole genome shotgun sequence genomic window carries:
- the LOC121759279 gene encoding U-box domain-containing protein 11-like, whose protein sequence is MPGGETLPAECGATAAPLRLVRDLARISSAGFSGFFKKDCSDLARRVSLLAHLVEEIRDSAKIREIGEGGSSSCYSFLTDLTMALQAAKRLVFAANNFENSKVSSDGATKKIYFQFQCVTWKLDKALIDLPYDDFNISEEVQEQVELVRSQLRRASERYGGPLTSTILYRALSQPLDKEIDPFQSGSRSIGSLHVENTGIIDHEVGQKVEDLLEGNGLGNQATDIDVQNVQSLRDSSASHEIGAPKDSDSVRIESSTCSRSVNENKKLESPVIPVDFLCPISLELMKDPVIVSTGQTYERSYIQRWIDGGNTSCPKTQQNLRHQTLTPNYVLRSLISQWCLKHGVEQTTPLMNGRIKKSDGSFRDVTEDIAAVKALVRKLAGRSTEECRAAVAEIRSLSKRSTDNRILLAEAGAIPILVKLLTCEDAQIQDNAVTSILNLSIYENNKGFIMLANAIPSIVQVLRAGSMEAKENAAATLFSLSLADENKIIIGASGAIPALVDLLQDGSPRGKKDAATALFNLCIYHGNKGRAVRAGIITALVKMLTDSSSCMVDEALTILSVLASHQEAKAAIVKASTIPVLIDLLRTGLPRNKENASAILLSLCKRDHKNLACLSRLGAVIPLSELAKTGTERAKRKANSLLETLRKSQQV, encoded by the exons ATGCCCGGCGGAGAGACCTTGCCGGCGGAATGCGGCGCCACCGCCGCCCCGCTGCGCCTAGTCCGTGACCTTGCCCGGATATCTAGCGCCGGCTTCTCTGGTTTCTTCAAGAAAGACTGCTCCGACTTGGCCCGAAGAGTCTCACTCTTGGCTCATTTGGTCGAAGAAATTAGGGATTCCGCCAAAATTCGCGAAATTGGGGAAGGAGGATCTTCCTCCTGCTACTCCTTCCTCACTGATCTGACAATGGCGCTTCAGGCTGCTAAGAGGCTTGTTTTCGCCGCTAACAACTTCGAGAATTCGAAGGTTTCTTCT GATGGGGCAAcaaagaaaatttacttccaATTTCAGTGTGTGACATGGAAATTGGACAAAGCATTGATTGATTTACCTTATGATGATTTTAACATATCAGAAGAAGTGCAAGAACAG GTCGAATTAGTTAGGTCACAGTTGAGACGGGCAAGTGAAAGATACGGTGGGCCTCTTACATCAACCATACTGTATAGGGCACTGTCTCAGCCACTGGATAAAGAGATCGATCCATTTCAATCTGGCAGCAGGTCAATTGGTAGTTTACATGTGGAGAATACTGGGATCATTGATCATGAAGTAGGGCAAAAAGTGGAAGACCTCTTGGAAGGAAATGGTTTAGGAAACCAAGCTACAGATATTGATGTCCAAAATGTACAAAGTTTGAGAGATTCATCTGCATCACATGAGATCGGTGCCCCCAAGGATTCCGATTCTGTAAGGATTGAAAGCTCAACCTGCAGCAGAAGTGTCAACGAGAACAAGAAGCTTGAATCTCCTGTTATTCCAGTTGATTTTCTGTGCCCTATATCCCTTGAACTTATGAAGGATCCGGTGATTGTTTCCACAGGGCAG aCCTATGAGAGATCATACATACAGAGGTGGATAGACGGTGGCAACACATCATGCCCAAAAACTCAGCAGAATCTCCGGCATCAAACTCTCACTCCAAATTATGTCTTGAGAAGTCTAATATCACAGTGGTGTCTGAAACACGGTGTGGAGCAGACGACACCACTGATGAATGGCAGGATAAAAAAGAGTGACGGGTCATTTCGTGATGTTACAGAGGACATAGCAGCCGTCAAGGCTCTTGTTCGTAAGCTCGCTGGCAGGTCCACCGAGGAGTGTAGGGCTGCAGTGGCGGAAATAAGGTCTTTATCCAAGAGAAGTACAGacaatagaatcttgcttgctGAAGCCGGAGCTATTCCAATTCTTGTCAAGCTATTAACATGTGAGGATGCTCAGATTCAAGACAATGCAGTGACTTCTATTCTGAATCTCTCTATTTATGAAAACAACAAGGGGTTCATAATGCTTGCGAACGCAATCCCATCTATTGTTCAAGTCCTGAGAGCTGGAAGCATGGAAGCTAAAGAGAACGCGGCTGCCACGCTCTTCAGTCTGTCCCTGGCTgatgaaaacaaaataataattggTGCGTCGGGGGCCATACCAGCTTTGGTTGATTTGCTTCAGGATGGAAGCCCAAGAGGGAAGAAAGATGCTGCAACTGCATTATTCAATCTGTGTATATACCATGGAAACAAGGGACGTGCTGTTAGGGCCGGTATCATCACTGCGCTAGTGAAAATGCTGACAGATTCCAGCAGCTGTATGGTTGATGAAGCTCTGACGATTCTCTCAGTCCTCGCCAGCCACCAagaggctaaggcggccatcgTCAAAGCTAGCACGATACCTGTGTTGATAGACCTTCTGCGGACAGGTCTGCCTCGTAACAAGGAGAACGCATCCGCCATCTTACTCTCACTCTGCAAACGAGATCACAAAAACCTTGCCTGCCTGAGTAGGCTTGGCGCGGTGATACCCCTATCAGAGCTCGCCAAGACGGGCACGGAGAGGGCAAAGAGGAAGGCTAACTCGTTGTTGGAGACCCTTCGCAAGTCACAACAGGTCTAA